A stretch of the Cryptosporangium phraense genome encodes the following:
- a CDS encoding O-antigen ligase family protein, with product MAIDKRVSLFPLLDPERWTPRHQRFLIAGAVVVAVAWLVEAAQTNAANGTRAAIGAALAVAVAGFALTLRGVTWSGLAVGGFVVFCGIMSWTWTTTRAVTWSVYAVGGLLLLLWTFPWVRDALRLPRLGAAWLGLAYWPLGIVSAVLTAHWAVGGQRIAYFGVSALAALGVLVALRRTGRDPSVGVVAAFLFAVAALFLVGSGNILDDVHAVPDGPWGRSMTGRFWGGPGLLYHPNSLALIGVLITLRIAPDRSFRGWQRCAALGLTSLVIVLTNSRTAWGFLVCAAIVHLLVLVRRQWWGRGGRPVPDDGLPVYAGWRRMAVAAIVPFLVFGAVFIGMGGVSSLFQSRYQNTVTTPVTDQSDTLDVTSGRLDTWRQVFDDFSADGVVAKVFGNNDDPRGAVVRESTGKVGERPELTTDNSAIGALRRAGVLGCVAFVVGLGLMIWRSLRRGAPAWFTIAAISSLATIPWADWLLGGLGGTFWIFLLAAEAWVVFRPVDVVGGRGLSSGGEGAPAARSAGHADTAAGPVSAPVMGA from the coding sequence GTGGCGATCGACAAACGCGTCAGTCTCTTTCCGCTACTCGACCCTGAGCGGTGGACACCGCGCCACCAACGGTTCCTGATCGCCGGGGCGGTCGTGGTCGCGGTGGCCTGGCTGGTCGAGGCGGCGCAGACCAATGCCGCCAACGGCACCCGGGCCGCGATCGGTGCGGCGCTGGCCGTCGCGGTCGCGGGGTTCGCGCTGACGCTGCGCGGGGTCACCTGGTCGGGGCTGGCCGTCGGCGGTTTCGTCGTGTTCTGCGGCATCATGTCGTGGACCTGGACGACGACCCGCGCGGTGACCTGGTCGGTGTACGCGGTCGGCGGGCTGTTGCTGCTCCTGTGGACGTTCCCGTGGGTGCGGGACGCGTTGCGGCTGCCCCGGCTGGGCGCGGCCTGGCTCGGGCTGGCGTACTGGCCGCTGGGCATCGTCTCGGCCGTGCTGACCGCGCACTGGGCCGTCGGTGGGCAGCGGATCGCCTACTTCGGGGTATCGGCCCTGGCTGCGCTGGGCGTGCTGGTGGCGCTGCGGCGGACGGGGCGAGACCCGTCGGTCGGCGTGGTGGCCGCGTTCCTGTTCGCGGTGGCTGCCCTGTTCCTGGTCGGCTCCGGGAACATCCTGGACGACGTCCACGCGGTGCCGGACGGGCCGTGGGGCCGGAGCATGACCGGGCGTTTCTGGGGCGGCCCCGGGCTGCTGTACCACCCGAACTCGCTGGCGCTGATCGGGGTGCTGATCACGCTGCGGATCGCGCCCGACCGGTCGTTCCGGGGCTGGCAGCGGTGCGCCGCTCTCGGGCTGACCAGCCTGGTGATCGTGCTGACGAACTCGCGTACCGCCTGGGGATTCCTGGTCTGCGCGGCGATCGTGCACCTGTTGGTGCTGGTGAGGCGTCAGTGGTGGGGCCGGGGTGGGCGTCCGGTGCCCGACGACGGGTTGCCGGTGTACGCGGGCTGGCGTCGGATGGCGGTGGCGGCGATCGTGCCGTTCCTGGTCTTCGGCGCCGTGTTCATCGGGATGGGCGGGGTGTCCTCGCTGTTCCAGAGCCGGTACCAGAACACCGTGACGACGCCGGTGACCGATCAGTCGGACACGCTGGACGTGACGAGCGGGCGGCTCGACACCTGGCGACAGGTTTTCGACGATTTCTCGGCCGACGGCGTCGTCGCGAAGGTGTTCGGCAACAACGACGACCCGCGCGGTGCGGTGGTGCGCGAGTCGACCGGGAAGGTCGGGGAGCGTCCGGAGCTCACGACCGACAACTCGGCGATCGGTGCGCTGCGCCGGGCCGGGGTGCTGGGGTGTGTGGCGTTCGTCGTGGGGCTGGGCCTGATGATCTGGCGGTCGCTGCGCCGGGGGGCGCCGGCCTGGTTCACGATCGCGGCGATCTCGTCGCTGGCGACGATTCCGTGGGCGGATTGGTTGTTGGGGGGGCTCGGGGGGACGTTCTGGATCTTCTTGCTGGCGGCGGAGGCGTGGGTGGTTTTCCGCCCGGTCGATGTTGTCGGGGGGAGGGGTTTGTCGTCGGGTGGAGAGGGCGCGCCGGCGGCGCGATCGGCGGGTCACGCGGATACGGCGGCCGGGCCGGTCAGCGCGCCAGTGATGGGGGCTTAG